A genomic region of Halobacteriovorax sp. JY17 contains the following coding sequences:
- a CDS encoding response regulator, giving the protein MEEFEIELKQSTLNELEDTMNELIDLLRPENFKSLDIDAIFRSAHSLKGNSKAADFHTIASVTHSMEDLLIKKKNEEQKVSESFFDLLLTFSDQIQSSIEELKKDITLMPDFDDLEEKINSFTEDSSFEKSSLRKLLLVDDDIDIYNIVSKYLGENFEIDYVSNAVQAIEDCKIQDYDLIICDYKMPVMNGQEFALYLRQGSSRNKLTPMIFLTAFSPKLFSQKSIWENVFFMDKPIKKKKLKYYATCALQQIHQDLRAS; this is encoded by the coding sequence ATGGAAGAATTTGAAATTGAATTAAAGCAATCAACATTAAATGAACTCGAAGATACAATGAATGAGTTGATTGATTTGTTGCGCCCAGAGAATTTTAAGAGCCTTGATATTGACGCTATTTTTAGATCGGCCCACAGTCTTAAGGGTAATTCGAAAGCTGCAGACTTTCACACAATTGCCTCGGTAACACATTCAATGGAAGATTTACTAATCAAGAAGAAAAATGAAGAGCAAAAGGTTTCAGAATCTTTCTTTGATCTACTGCTTACTTTTAGTGATCAAATACAAAGCTCTATAGAAGAGCTAAAAAAGGATATTACTCTTATGCCAGATTTTGATGATCTTGAAGAAAAAATTAATTCTTTTACAGAGGATAGTTCTTTTGAAAAATCAAGTCTTCGAAAGCTCTTACTCGTTGATGATGATATTGATATATATAATATTGTGAGTAAGTACCTTGGTGAAAACTTTGAAATTGATTACGTCTCCAACGCTGTTCAAGCAATTGAAGACTGTAAAATTCAAGATTATGATTTAATTATTTGTGACTACAAAATGCCTGTAATGAATGGTCAAGAGTTTGCTCTCTACCTTCGTCAAGGCTCTTCGAGAAATAAACTAACACCTATGATTTTTCTTACTGCATTCTCTCCTAAACTATTCAGTCAAAAATCAATTTGGGAAAATGTTTTCTTTATGGATAAGCCTATCAAGAAAAAGAAGTTAAAATATTATGCGACGTGTGCTCTTCAACAAATTCATCAAGACCTGAGGGCTTCTTAA
- a CDS encoding patatin-like phospholipase family protein has protein sequence MKNVFCFLLLTFSISSMARLSLTTSGGVSLGVYEAGFLYYSMYLEKNLPKRRDENLIITGASAGAINSFITAIERCSDLPDLPQKSLFWKSWIPLNFDKFFIKRGSGANSLLQRNSLEDLFDNVEDRWKSGLKKGCSSTLGMTITRKTPYELKENSKLKYTRVQEYLVFKMTGRGEGKSPLVENVYLKETGSQMFLPFNLDGFDNFSLIKNALLASSSFPIAFEPMSLNYCMVHNPQITTCLKEAIEKDLFLDGGIFNNAPLDLAYSIAKNDSVEKDTTFIYFDPSIKDYPIRSEDDFSNIDPGIIQDFFKFIQNFITSSRGGQISDFLRNHPRVNDQLYVLKGTMPLASEPLYGFFGFFEEDFRIFDFYMGMLDAKRASISKYEPKSAIELNQYSEHMLALECLDAVFNNHYETINYCSKIIDSKFENFSALFQVSIESLFNNCANVLEGKVVENKICKIAQSGKGPEVFDKNWDKSWKKYKDESQLSYIMRRLGHYEFRFKDLDAKGRGSDIALVKVKEKMTKAVKYSAKNQPRDHGILMNQLASPLMNYLFYSPKQKINYLLVGNNSFNIGSSSVMSSSELSSLYWRYGFGLMLTGIDLIYRPEVSGLGIVPYFGLYAEPTSFSTPLLQYRFGIRAGYQFSTKNELEVGKCPINSRSTNDFSRCSDFLVSGVFNLTIFETIRSEIVLSTLPLNDGDTKRPVYLSVMAGLQF, from the coding sequence ATGAAGAACGTCTTTTGTTTTTTACTACTTACATTTTCTATTAGTTCTATGGCGAGATTATCTCTTACTACAAGTGGTGGTGTTTCTCTTGGGGTTTACGAGGCAGGTTTCTTATACTATTCGATGTATTTAGAGAAGAATTTACCTAAGAGAAGGGACGAAAATCTAATCATAACAGGTGCTTCTGCAGGTGCAATTAATTCTTTTATCACTGCAATTGAAAGATGTTCAGATCTACCTGATCTTCCTCAAAAATCATTATTTTGGAAGAGTTGGATACCTTTAAATTTTGATAAGTTCTTTATAAAGAGAGGTTCTGGAGCGAATAGTTTACTGCAGAGAAATTCTTTAGAAGACCTCTTTGATAATGTCGAGGATCGATGGAAGAGTGGTTTAAAAAAGGGGTGCTCTTCAACTTTGGGAATGACGATTACGAGGAAAACCCCCTATGAATTAAAAGAAAATTCAAAATTAAAATATACACGTGTTCAGGAGTATTTAGTTTTTAAAATGACTGGTCGTGGAGAGGGAAAGAGTCCTCTTGTGGAAAATGTATATTTAAAAGAGACTGGTAGTCAGATGTTTTTACCGTTTAACCTCGACGGATTCGATAACTTTTCTCTCATTAAGAATGCTCTTCTTGCTTCATCTAGTTTTCCTATTGCTTTTGAGCCAATGTCTTTAAACTATTGTATGGTTCATAATCCTCAAATTACTACCTGTTTAAAAGAAGCAATAGAGAAAGACTTGTTTTTAGATGGTGGAATCTTTAATAATGCTCCTCTTGATCTTGCTTATAGTATCGCAAAGAATGACTCTGTAGAGAAAGATACAACCTTCATTTACTTTGATCCATCGATTAAAGATTATCCAATCAGAAGTGAAGATGATTTTTCAAATATTGATCCAGGAATTATTCAAGACTTTTTTAAATTTATTCAAAATTTTATAACTTCTTCGCGTGGTGGGCAGATTTCAGATTTTCTAAGAAATCACCCTAGAGTAAATGATCAGCTCTATGTGTTAAAGGGAACAATGCCACTTGCTTCTGAGCCTTTGTATGGTTTCTTTGGATTTTTTGAAGAAGATTTTAGAATATTTGATTTCTATATGGGGATGCTTGATGCAAAGAGAGCTAGTATAAGTAAATATGAACCCAAGAGTGCAATTGAGTTAAATCAATATAGCGAGCATATGCTGGCTCTTGAGTGCTTAGATGCTGTATTTAATAATCATTATGAAACAATTAATTATTGTTCAAAAATAATAGATTCTAAATTTGAGAATTTTTCGGCGCTATTTCAAGTATCAATTGAAAGCTTATTTAATAATTGTGCTAATGTTTTAGAAGGAAAAGTTGTTGAAAATAAAATATGTAAGATTGCACAGAGTGGAAAGGGCCCAGAAGTATTCGATAAAAACTGGGATAAGAGCTGGAAGAAATATAAAGATGAGTCACAGTTAAGCTATATTATGAGGCGACTTGGGCACTATGAGTTTAGATTTAAAGATTTAGATGCGAAGGGGAGAGGTTCTGATATTGCGCTTGTTAAGGTGAAGGAGAAGATGACAAAGGCTGTGAAATATTCGGCAAAAAATCAGCCACGAGACCATGGGATTCTTATGAATCAACTTGCTTCCCCTTTGATGAATTACTTATTTTATTCACCAAAACAGAAGATAAATTATCTATTAGTGGGAAATAATTCATTTAATATAGGTTCTTCATCAGTAATGTCTTCGTCAGAGCTATCATCTCTCTATTGGAGATATGGTTTTGGATTAATGTTAACAGGAATTGATTTAATTTATCGTCCAGAAGTTTCGGGGCTAGGAATTGTTCCTTACTTTGGGTTGTATGCAGAGCCAACGAGTTTCTCGACACCACTTTTACAGTATCGTTTTGGAATTAGGGCCGGATATCAATTTTCAACGAAGAATGAGCTTGAAGTAGGTAAGTGCCCAATTAACTCAAGATCTACGAATGACTTTTCTAGGTGTTCAGATTTCTTAGTCTCTGGTGTTTTTAACCTTACGATATTTGAAACGATTAGATCTGAAATTGTTTTAAGTACATTACCTTTAAATGATGGTGATACAAAGAGGCCGGTTTATCTCTCAGTAATGGCGGGGCTTCAATTCTAA
- a CDS encoding XdhC family protein, with protein sequence MNNLLQEISKLDSEGKCFCVATLVDTRGSAPQDQGAKIVIFPDGKFVGTIGGGKLENYTIKRSLELLAVSEIKSFEFNNINLQKDIGMTCGGVVSVYFEVFNRNPWNITVFGAGHISQSLCRFLVKLNCNLTIVDNRAEWIERFSDLEGVKLIHLEDMRDHVKDIPKNSFVVLMTMGHGKDVPILNEILSGGFKFPFLGVIGSIAKRNSMEKELRATGISNFDFICPLGAPIGDNSPVEISVSIMAQLIEHKDKFFKTSKRN encoded by the coding sequence ATGAATAATTTATTACAAGAAATTTCTAAATTAGATTCAGAAGGAAAGTGTTTCTGTGTCGCGACGCTTGTTGATACTAGAGGTAGCGCTCCCCAAGACCAAGGGGCTAAGATTGTTATTTTTCCTGATGGAAAATTTGTAGGAACAATTGGTGGAGGAAAGCTAGAGAATTATACAATAAAGAGATCTCTAGAACTCCTCGCTGTGAGTGAAATCAAGTCTTTTGAATTTAATAATATAAATTTACAAAAAGATATTGGGATGACTTGTGGTGGAGTTGTCTCGGTTTATTTTGAAGTCTTTAATCGCAACCCTTGGAATATTACAGTCTTTGGGGCGGGACATATTTCCCAGAGCCTTTGCCGGTTCCTTGTTAAGCTAAATTGTAATTTAACAATTGTAGATAATAGGGCCGAATGGATAGAGAGGTTTTCAGATCTTGAAGGAGTGAAACTCATTCATCTTGAAGATATGAGAGATCATGTAAAAGATATTCCAAAGAATAGCTTTGTTGTTTTAATGACAATGGGACATGGGAAGGATGTCCCTATTTTAAATGAAATTCTCTCCGGTGGTTTTAAATTTCCTTTTCTGGGAGTTATCGGATCTATAGCAAAGAGAAATAGTATGGAAAAAGAATTAAGGGCTACGGGAATTTCAAATTTTGATTTTATTTGTCCTCTTGGAGCACCAATAGGTGATAATTCTCCCGTTGAGATCTCTGTCAGTATAATGGCCCAGCTTATTGAGCATAAAGATAAGTTCTTTAAAACTTCAAAGAGAAATTAA
- the xdhB gene encoding xanthine dehydrogenase molybdopterin binding subunit: MTVGKNIPHDSARTHVSGESIFIDDRPFLKNEMVCGFLGAPVAHGKLKGINLKKALKVPGVLGIYTHKDLANNRWGAIVKEQPILVDDIISYEYEPVCVIAAENYKAIEKAKKLIELDIEELEATLCLQKSIDNEDFLTIEKKISRGDLDKAFSSAPHTLEGVFENGGQEHFYLESHACAALPLENNQMEVHSSSQHPSETQHVVAQSLGLSYHQVVCVVKRMGGGFGGKESQAAPFASLVALCAKKLKRPARMIINKDDDMRVTGKRHPFKNFWKVAFDEEGKILGYKIKLFSNGGAYTDLSESILERAMLHSDGCYYLPNVEILGRVCKTNIHSNTAFRGFGGPQGNATIESVIEEIAHHLKKDALEIREKNIYRGEDLSTPYGQLVDHNTLPEIMEKIKSSSKYLERRKEIDEFNKNSLTHLKGIAVTGTKFGIAFTARFLNQANALVNMHLDGTLQVSTGATEMGQGVNTKIQQIAAGAFGIPAVEVQVMPTSTEKNHNTSPTAASSGSDLNGMATLIACNKIKQRLTSVFYTHMQGELTPADEIEVDNSKDLSHIIFEDSKVTDTKTGKFLTLKELVSIAYFNRVSMGDYAFYKTPGLGFDKALGKGQAFNYYTNGMAVSEVLIDRFTGETKVLRSDILMDLGRSINPGIDMGQVSGAFVQGMGWVTAENLVYSDKGVLLSHSPTTYKIPSIQDTPRIFNIDLIENNTNDVCVHRSKAVGEPPFLLGNSVWNAIKDAIYYVKPENASKLKLPATCEEIVTLLDE; encoded by the coding sequence ATGACTGTTGGTAAGAATATCCCACATGATTCTGCTCGGACTCACGTGAGTGGAGAGTCAATTTTTATTGATGATAGACCTTTTCTTAAAAATGAAATGGTCTGTGGTTTCTTGGGGGCACCTGTCGCTCATGGAAAACTTAAAGGTATTAATTTAAAGAAAGCATTGAAAGTCCCAGGAGTTCTTGGAATCTATACGCATAAAGATCTTGCTAATAATAGATGGGGAGCAATTGTTAAAGAGCAACCCATTCTAGTTGATGATATTATTTCTTATGAGTATGAACCAGTATGCGTGATTGCTGCTGAAAACTATAAAGCAATTGAAAAAGCTAAGAAATTAATAGAACTTGATATTGAAGAATTAGAAGCAACTCTCTGTTTACAAAAATCAATTGATAACGAGGATTTCTTAACGATAGAGAAGAAAATTTCTCGAGGTGATTTAGACAAGGCATTTAGCTCCGCTCCTCATACTTTAGAAGGTGTTTTTGAAAATGGTGGGCAAGAGCACTTCTATTTAGAGAGTCATGCATGTGCAGCTCTGCCATTAGAAAATAATCAAATGGAGGTACACTCATCTTCACAGCATCCGAGCGAAACGCAACACGTTGTTGCTCAGTCTCTCGGGCTTAGCTATCATCAAGTTGTCTGTGTGGTGAAGAGAATGGGGGGAGGCTTTGGTGGAAAAGAATCTCAAGCAGCTCCATTTGCTTCTCTTGTCGCTCTTTGTGCTAAGAAATTAAAAAGACCTGCTCGAATGATTATTAATAAAGATGATGATATGAGGGTTACGGGAAAGAGGCATCCGTTTAAGAATTTTTGGAAAGTTGCCTTTGATGAAGAGGGTAAGATTTTAGGATATAAGATTAAACTCTTTTCGAATGGTGGAGCTTATACAGATCTTTCTGAATCGATACTTGAAAGAGCGATGCTTCATAGTGATGGCTGTTATTATCTTCCAAATGTTGAAATTTTAGGCAGAGTTTGTAAGACAAATATTCATTCCAATACTGCCTTTAGAGGATTTGGTGGTCCTCAGGGGAATGCAACAATTGAAAGTGTTATCGAAGAGATCGCACATCACCTAAAGAAAGATGCTCTCGAAATTAGAGAGAAGAATATTTACCGCGGCGAAGATCTCTCTACGCCTTATGGACAACTCGTTGATCACAATACTCTTCCAGAAATTATGGAAAAAATTAAGTCCTCTTCTAAATATCTAGAGAGAAGAAAAGAGATAGATGAATTTAATAAAAACTCACTTACTCATTTAAAGGGAATTGCTGTAACGGGAACTAAATTTGGAATTGCTTTTACCGCTAGGTTTTTAAATCAAGCTAATGCTCTTGTTAATATGCATCTTGATGGAACTCTGCAGGTCTCTACTGGCGCAACTGAAATGGGACAAGGGGTAAATACAAAGATTCAGCAAATTGCAGCCGGAGCATTCGGAATCCCTGCCGTTGAAGTTCAAGTTATGCCAACATCAACGGAGAAGAATCATAATACCTCTCCAACGGCAGCTTCAAGTGGGTCAGACCTTAATGGAATGGCGACACTAATAGCTTGTAATAAAATAAAGCAGAGACTTACCTCTGTTTTCTATACCCATATGCAAGGTGAATTAACTCCGGCCGATGAGATTGAAGTCGATAATAGTAAAGACTTAAGTCATATTATTTTTGAAGACTCAAAAGTGACTGATACGAAAACAGGAAAGTTTCTTACTTTGAAAGAGTTAGTTTCTATCGCCTACTTTAATAGAGTTTCAATGGGAGACTATGCTTTTTATAAAACACCAGGTCTTGGATTTGATAAGGCGCTAGGTAAGGGGCAGGCCTTTAATTATTACACCAATGGTATGGCGGTAAGTGAAGTTTTAATAGACCGCTTTACTGGTGAGACGAAAGTCCTAAGGTCAGATATTCTGATGGACCTTGGGAGATCTATTAATCCTGGTATTGATATGGGACAAGTTTCGGGAGCATTTGTACAAGGAATGGGATGGGTCACTGCTGAAAACCTTGTCTATAGTGACAAGGGCGTGCTTCTTTCTCATTCACCAACAACTTATAAAATTCCAAGTATTCAAGATACTCCTAGAATTTTTAATATCGATCTGATTGAAAATAATACAAACGATGTCTGTGTTCATAGGTCAAAGGCCGTTGGGGAGCCACCATTTCTTTTGGGGAATTCTGTTTGGAATGCCATTAAAGATGCTATTTACTATGTGAAACCAGAAAATGCTTCTAAATTAAAACTTCCTGCTACATGTGAGGAAATTGTGACTCTATTAGATGAATAA
- a CDS encoding FAD binding domain-containing protein — protein MRDYISVFINGEPRRIKGEEAFMTLSDFLRYERGLVGTKVVCAEGDCGACTVIIGNVHKLKNDDFEYVPVNSCISFMHILDGSHIITVEGLKNDDELNEVQESMVRNHGAQCGFCTPGFVCALNAGVESHLREGKVIDERRVKNSLTGNLCRCTGYKSIIEAGLDIDLKKFEPLTKKFNSKEILKTLREDVSLDALIKTETNEVFLPTTLKSAIDKNKNSKTIFVSGASDIGVLYNKRGFDPESITGLHNIEEMNEIIKNKNDVFIGARVNLHQIEEELRNEFYEFTHMIHIFASPQIKNRATLVGNVANASPIADSIPFLMVANAGVVLIGPRGEREVNINSFYLGYKQLDMKDDEFIKGIKIPLLGKDEKIKLYKTSNRKDMDISIVTFASRYRIEDKMVKEMSIAIGGVGPVVMRALKTETELIGKPFEKSIFERAATVLKSEVTPIDDVRGSANFRRILSKNLLLKFYTEESFGTSRGIN, from the coding sequence ATGAGAGATTATATATCGGTTTTTATAAATGGGGAGCCTCGCCGTATCAAAGGTGAAGAAGCTTTCATGACTCTATCTGACTTTCTTAGATATGAGAGAGGTCTTGTCGGAACAAAAGTCGTTTGCGCCGAGGGAGACTGCGGAGCATGTACAGTAATTATAGGAAATGTGCATAAGCTTAAAAATGATGATTTTGAATACGTTCCAGTTAATTCCTGTATTTCTTTTATGCATATTCTGGATGGAAGCCATATTATAACTGTTGAAGGATTGAAGAATGATGACGAGCTAAATGAAGTTCAGGAGTCAATGGTTAGAAATCACGGAGCGCAGTGCGGTTTCTGTACTCCGGGTTTTGTTTGCGCTCTAAATGCTGGAGTAGAGTCACATCTGCGGGAAGGGAAAGTAATTGATGAGAGAAGAGTTAAAAATAGTTTAACTGGAAACTTATGTCGTTGCACTGGATATAAATCTATTATTGAAGCAGGACTAGATATTGACTTAAAGAAATTTGAACCACTAACAAAGAAGTTCAATTCCAAAGAAATTTTAAAGACTCTTAGAGAAGATGTAAGTTTGGATGCGCTCATAAAGACTGAGACAAATGAAGTTTTTCTTCCTACTACTTTAAAGAGTGCAATTGATAAAAATAAAAATTCAAAGACAATATTTGTCTCCGGTGCGAGTGATATAGGAGTTCTCTATAACAAGAGAGGCTTTGATCCTGAGTCCATTACTGGTCTTCATAATATAGAAGAGATGAATGAGATCATTAAAAATAAGAATGATGTGTTTATTGGAGCGAGAGTTAATCTTCACCAAATAGAGGAAGAGCTTCGAAACGAGTTCTATGAATTTACTCACATGATACATATCTTTGCCTCTCCGCAAATTAAAAATAGAGCAACTCTTGTTGGGAATGTCGCTAACGCTTCTCCTATTGCAGATTCTATTCCTTTTCTTATGGTGGCGAATGCAGGAGTAGTTCTAATTGGTCCTCGTGGAGAGAGAGAAGTTAATATTAATTCTTTCTATCTTGGCTATAAGCAATTAGACATGAAGGATGATGAATTTATAAAAGGAATAAAGATTCCTCTTCTTGGAAAAGATGAAAAAATTAAGCTTTATAAAACAAGCAATAGGAAAGATATGGATATTTCTATTGTAACTTTTGCCTCTCGATATCGCATCGAAGATAAGATGGTCAAAGAAATGTCTATTGCCATTGGTGGGGTTGGCCCAGTTGTGATGAGAGCTTTAAAGACTGAAACAGAACTTATTGGTAAGCCATTTGAAAAGAGTATTTTCGAGAGAGCCGCGACAGTTTTAAAGTCAGAAGTAACTCCTATAGATGATGTAAGAGGTAGTGCAAACTTTAGAAGAATTTTGAGTAAGAACCTTCTTTTAAAATTTTACACAGAAGAGAGTTTCGGAACTTCTAGGGGGATAAATTAA
- a CDS encoding pseudouridine synthase yields MLEEEVEIIPPEPIEILFQNEEVIIVTKPSGLLVHPYWKETNEKDNLMRRVRDQIGQRVYPIHRLDRPVSGALMFGLNGDIVKRVQEHWHDKLKVHKEYLALVFGEIQEEGIFNFALSNEKKIKQEALTKYRPLTTSERATLMQITIETGRTHQIRRHFSRSSHHLIGDTKHGKGKINNYYRETHGFHRIFLHSYRFKIDLDFLKVEVESPLPKELKELLTTINIDYSNIPTWKEVESNLSGDFSQSKDREPLIE; encoded by the coding sequence ATGCTAGAAGAAGAAGTTGAAATTATCCCACCAGAGCCTATAGAAATCCTCTTTCAAAATGAGGAAGTTATCATTGTCACTAAGCCTTCGGGCCTCCTGGTTCACCCATACTGGAAAGAGACCAACGAGAAAGACAATTTAATGAGAAGGGTTAGAGATCAAATTGGCCAGAGAGTTTACCCTATCCATAGGCTTGATAGACCAGTTTCAGGCGCCCTAATGTTTGGGTTAAATGGAGATATCGTTAAGCGCGTTCAAGAACACTGGCATGATAAATTAAAGGTTCATAAGGAATACCTCGCACTTGTCTTTGGAGAAATTCAAGAAGAGGGTATTTTTAATTTCGCTCTTTCAAATGAAAAGAAAATTAAACAAGAAGCACTGACAAAGTATCGTCCACTCACCACCAGTGAGCGAGCAACTCTCATGCAAATAACTATAGAAACTGGTCGGACTCACCAGATAAGAAGACATTTCTCGAGGTCAAGTCATCATCTCATCGGAGATACCAAGCACGGAAAGGGAAAAATAAATAACTACTACCGTGAAACACATGGCTTTCACAGAATCTTTCTTCATTCCTATCGATTTAAAATTGATTTAGATTTCTTAAAAGTAGAAGTCGAGTCTCCCTTACCAAAAGAACTGAAGGAATTACTCACAACAATCAATATCGACTATTCAAATATCCCTACTTGGAAAGAAGTGGAGAGCAATCTATCAGGGGATTTTTCTCAGTCCAAGGATCGCGAACCTTTAATTGAATAG
- a CDS encoding long-chain-fatty-acid--CoA ligase — protein sequence MESVWFNHYQKGVPHSIDTSSYNSIPDILEDAFSKYPNNPSFHCMGKTLTYSEIDLQSRKFASYLQNDLNLSKGDRVALMMPNILQYPVALFGVLRAGMVAVNVNPLYTARELEHQLNDSGAKTIVIFENSAHILQEIIANTGVENILTTKIGDMLGFPKSMIVNFVIKNVKKMVPAWSISGTKDFLECVSAGDETKFIRPELKREDTAFLQYTGGTTGVSKGAELIHNNIIANLMQAKAWISPVTEDGKEIIITPLPLYHIFSLTANCFTFSTVGALNVLITNPRDMKGFVKELNKWKFTAITGVNTLFNGLLNTPEFSEVDFSSLKLTLGGGMAVQKAVAEKWKKITGIPLIEAYGLTETSPAACINPLDLKDYNGAIGLPVPSTEVVIKDDDGKTLAVGEIGEICIKGPQVMKGYWNRPDETEKVMTDDGFFKSGDIGVMNEEGFFKIVDRKKDMILVSGFNVYPNEVEDVVCSNEKVFECAAVGSPDEKSGEVVKLFVVKKDDSLTEEELKKFCKENLTGYKVPKIYEFREELPKSNVGKILRKDLRDS from the coding sequence ATGGAAAGTGTATGGTTTAATCATTATCAAAAAGGTGTGCCACATAGCATTGACACATCATCTTATAACTCAATCCCAGACATTCTTGAGGATGCCTTTTCTAAGTACCCTAATAATCCCAGCTTTCACTGTATGGGTAAGACCCTTACTTATTCTGAGATTGATTTACAAAGTCGAAAGTTTGCTTCGTACTTACAAAATGACTTGAATTTATCTAAGGGCGATAGAGTTGCCCTTATGATGCCAAATATTCTTCAATACCCGGTCGCCCTTTTTGGAGTTTTAAGAGCAGGAATGGTCGCTGTAAATGTTAATCCACTCTATACAGCGAGAGAGTTAGAGCACCAATTAAATGACTCTGGAGCAAAGACTATCGTTATCTTTGAGAACTCTGCTCATATTCTACAAGAAATTATTGCCAACACTGGTGTGGAAAATATTCTGACAACAAAGATTGGAGACATGCTAGGTTTTCCAAAATCAATGATAGTAAACTTTGTTATAAAGAACGTTAAAAAAATGGTCCCTGCTTGGAGTATTTCGGGGACAAAAGATTTTCTTGAATGCGTGAGTGCCGGTGACGAAACGAAATTTATTCGACCAGAGCTCAAGAGAGAGGATACAGCTTTTCTTCAATACACTGGTGGAACAACTGGTGTTTCAAAAGGCGCTGAGCTTATTCATAATAATATCATTGCAAATTTAATGCAGGCAAAGGCTTGGATTTCTCCAGTTACTGAAGATGGTAAGGAAATTATAATTACTCCTCTTCCGCTCTATCATATTTTTAGTTTAACAGCTAACTGTTTTACGTTTTCAACAGTAGGAGCTTTGAATGTTCTTATTACGAATCCAAGAGATATGAAGGGATTTGTAAAAGAATTAAATAAGTGGAAGTTTACTGCTATTACAGGCGTGAACACACTATTTAATGGTCTTTTAAATACACCAGAATTTTCAGAAGTAGATTTTTCTTCTTTAAAGTTAACTCTAGGTGGAGGAATGGCCGTTCAAAAAGCTGTTGCTGAAAAATGGAAGAAGATCACAGGAATCCCTCTCATTGAAGCCTATGGGTTAACTGAGACTTCACCAGCTGCATGTATTAATCCTCTAGACTTAAAGGACTATAATGGAGCGATTGGTTTACCTGTTCCATCAACTGAGGTTGTTATCAAAGATGATGATGGAAAGACTCTTGCTGTAGGTGAAATCGGAGAAATTTGTATTAAGGGACCTCAGGTAATGAAAGGTTACTGGAATAGGCCCGATGAAACTGAAAAAGTTATGACTGATGATGGATTTTTTAAATCTGGTGATATTGGTGTTATGAATGAAGAAGGTTTCTTTAAAATTGTCGATAGAAAGAAAGATATGATTCTCGTTTCAGGCTTTAATGTCTATCCCAATGAAGTTGAAGACGTTGTTTGCTCTAATGAAAAAGTTTTTGAATGTGCCGCTGTTGGATCTCCTGATGAAAAATCTGGAGAAGTTGTAAAGCTATTCGTTGTAAAAAAAGATGATTCACTAACTGAAGAAGAATTAAAGAAATTCTGTAAGGAAAATCTGACAGGTTACAAAGTTCCAAAAATCTATGAGTTCAGAGAAGAGCTTCCAAAGTCTAACGTTGGAAAGATTCTTCGAAAAGATTTAAGAGATTCATAA
- a CDS encoding DUF5522 domain-containing protein: MSKKLTENIDYYLNENGLMVFTEKYHTERGHCCQSGCTHCPYNFKNKVDPTIPSELQNPWNDDEDKIEIYDGPIDE, translated from the coding sequence ATGAGCAAGAAACTGACTGAAAACATAGACTACTATCTGAATGAAAACGGATTAATGGTTTTTACAGAGAAATACCATACTGAAAGAGGCCACTGTTGCCAGAGTGGTTGTACTCACTGTCCCTATAATTTTAAAAATAAAGTTGATCCAACAATTCCATCAGAATTGCAAAATCCATGGAATGACGATGAAGATAAAATTGAAATTTACGATGGGCCTATTGACGAGTGA
- a CDS encoding GIY-YIG nuclease family protein, which yields MSWFVYIIETTSGRLYTGITTDIERRFKEHCSSKKGAKFFRSNSPKEVVYSEAFENRSLASKREWEIKQFSRAKKLELIHSSIGPS from the coding sequence ATGAGCTGGTTCGTTTATATTATAGAAACAACATCGGGGAGATTATATACAGGAATCACCACAGATATAGAGAGAAGATTTAAAGAGCATTGCTCGAGTAAGAAAGGAGCAAAGTTCTTTAGATCAAATTCACCAAAGGAAGTTGTTTATTCTGAAGCTTTTGAAAACAGGTCACTTGCTTCAAAGAGAGAGTGGGAGATTAAGCAGTTTAGTAGAGCGAAGAAGTTAGAACTTATTCACTCGTCAATAGGCCCATCGTAA